A region of Methyloversatilis discipulorum DNA encodes the following proteins:
- a CDS encoding Hpt domain-containing protein has translation MSTSTSEQDLGPLIWVRGEIDLALVRAAEALGDGQHGSGAEALKFAQTHLHQARGALAIVGLDGLTHFCDALEQTLADWHGGRLVDTGTAGAVAQRAIAAIRTHLDELVAGGSDQPMRLMSLYRDLMALRGEAVVAPSELFFPDLTLRPPPAPSAAAALSPLDRARALRSARSQFERGLLRFLRDDRDGLLQMRQAVGAIEQTQTAPATRAFWWVAGALFDGMAQGAIQSDFFIKRLCARIDVQMRRLLEGSRGVAERLMRDSLYFIATAEHPTPALRAVRDTYRLDALVATDADARDDIAALRPALAALRESLGQAKEAWTRFSSGAAVALPQFHEQCESMVASAARVGQPDLARLAAALLDLGQWLRRDPLQHQENLAMEVATALLVMDALVEQFSRAQSDDLPAQVDTLIDRLTRARRGETLPAMQIPLFDEMSRRAQERLFMGQVAREILASLTEVEQQLDAYFRNPAKAAELAALAAPLKQVEGALNMLGQDAAVSLVRRCTQQIARMAQPDHIAADGEFEALAHQLSGLGFFVDKLQYGPADLDAILNPRGSAPAAGDTPIEADEASVESELAARRNEATQLLDRLAHGDADERTRDELRQSLETIRQDAKLLADEKLEKRVGEALAALKAGDDAVGEAVQALAETPMESLAPSADTVRLAEASQEEFDAELLEIFIEEAREVLDSIAAGTAAARQAPHSQELLTALRRGFHTLKGSGRMVGLRDLGESAYAIEQVMNRWLSSERDGTPELFDLLDRARDLFAGWVEQLADGNTATPEHGWLPPACAALFGGEPDDSEAAPATPVAIEAAAAPDDSALDIELDMDLDFNLDEADTPSGVIELDEAPQVVEATAPDFDLDLDLGLPVASEAEAVIDSPEAIDITADIDAEDLALDAGTDRTLFDLFVAEARGHLATLRRELARLHLNPSLLPTQDSLIAAHTLGGISLTVGQPDISALAKALEHALSRCEAHGEPPADHESALLNTAASTLESQVGAIADGGQAHAAPALVEQLDALFFHTRPAVELPVLEMPAGSHDIPSAPDLDVGTADIDEITPADSGARSVLSDRDGFRCGLDADGNTQPEPEPAPETTDDDVLAVEAPLLEEPSLELPPEQAAEDMTVADDETELGQALTDDDMRFEKVALPDEYVLPQTSDLPPSADILRGAAPRNTAEAADTPRVADDIDPQLLPIFIEEAHDLLRDIGHELRAWREQPEQLSASDMLRRQLHTLKGSARMAGVMRFGDLVHSMEGVIEAPCSADERPAVLDELEMAYDRCEELVARLERGETSEPQEALSAGDGAAQPAPAAGDDEAGTVRERPTVRVRSDMVDRFVNEAGEMSIARTRIEGELRALRGSLNDLTENVQRLRGQLREIEIHAESQMQSRMAAAEAHHEQFDPLEMDRFTRLQELSRLMTESLSDVTTVQYNLVRNLDAADTAIQSQARLNRELSQALMSVRMVPFSTLEDRLYRVARQSAKELGKKVNLELRNTQIELDREVLEQMTGPIEHLLRNAVAHGIESREARAASGKSETGEIVITLTQQTNEVVIELADDGAGLAFDRIRARGVERGLIAPDEVVDERRLTGLIFEPGFSTAAAVSELAGRGVGMDVVKNATTALGGRIETTSESGQGTRFRLSLPMTLAVTQSVLVSSAGKTYAIPSSMVQHARELKGDAGEALREAGGQEWLGTHYRYQYLPRLLGDGHSQPVPGSWALLINSGHEFMALEVDALRGNQEVVVKPVGPQLSKLVGISGATVLPDGEVTLIINPVAIAARNRSELLRATSADEPVRTMAPVAQAVEAPLIMVVDDSLTVRKVTSRLLEREGYRVVTAKDGVDALEKLIDTEPAVMLVDIEMPRMDGFDLTRNVRADARTKAIPIIMITSRTAEKHKTYAREIGVNHYLGKPYNEAELLELITGYAPPPETL, from the coding sequence ATGAGCACCTCCACCAGCGAACAGGATCTGGGCCCGCTGATCTGGGTCCGCGGCGAGATCGACCTCGCCCTCGTGCGTGCAGCAGAAGCGCTCGGCGACGGGCAGCACGGCAGCGGTGCAGAGGCGCTGAAATTCGCCCAGACCCATCTGCACCAGGCGCGCGGCGCACTGGCCATCGTCGGCCTCGACGGCCTGACCCATTTCTGCGACGCGCTCGAACAGACGCTGGCCGACTGGCACGGCGGCCGGCTGGTTGATACCGGCACCGCCGGCGCCGTCGCGCAGCGCGCGATCGCCGCCATACGCACCCACCTGGACGAACTGGTGGCCGGCGGCAGCGACCAGCCGATGCGACTGATGTCGCTCTACCGCGACCTGATGGCACTTCGTGGCGAAGCCGTGGTGGCGCCGTCGGAGCTGTTCTTCCCCGATCTGACACTGCGCCCGCCGCCTGCCCCGTCGGCTGCCGCCGCATTGTCGCCGCTGGACCGCGCGCGCGCATTGCGCAGCGCGCGCAGCCAGTTCGAACGTGGCCTGCTGCGCTTCCTGCGCGACGACCGCGACGGCCTGCTGCAGATGCGCCAGGCCGTCGGCGCGATCGAACAGACGCAGACCGCACCGGCCACGCGTGCCTTCTGGTGGGTGGCCGGCGCGCTGTTCGACGGCATGGCGCAGGGCGCCATCCAGAGCGACTTCTTCATCAAGCGGCTGTGCGCGCGCATCGACGTGCAGATGCGCCGCCTGCTCGAAGGCTCGCGCGGCGTGGCCGAGCGGCTGATGCGCGACTCGCTGTACTTCATCGCCACCGCCGAGCACCCGACGCCGGCGCTGCGCGCGGTGCGCGACACCTACCGGCTGGACGCCCTGGTGGCCACCGACGCCGACGCGCGCGACGACATCGCCGCGCTGCGCCCGGCGCTGGCCGCACTGCGCGAGTCGCTCGGTCAGGCCAAGGAGGCGTGGACGCGCTTCTCGTCCGGCGCCGCCGTTGCGCTGCCGCAGTTCCACGAACAATGTGAATCCATGGTCGCGTCGGCGGCGCGGGTCGGCCAGCCCGACCTCGCCCGGCTCGCCGCGGCACTGCTCGACCTCGGACAGTGGCTGCGCCGCGACCCGCTGCAGCACCAGGAGAACCTGGCGATGGAAGTCGCCACCGCACTGCTGGTGATGGACGCACTGGTCGAACAGTTCAGCCGCGCCCAGAGCGATGACCTGCCGGCCCAGGTCGATACGCTGATCGACCGACTGACGCGCGCCCGGCGCGGCGAAACGCTGCCGGCGATGCAGATTCCGCTGTTCGACGAAATGTCGCGCCGCGCCCAGGAGCGGCTGTTCATGGGCCAGGTCGCGCGCGAAATCCTGGCCAGCCTGACCGAGGTCGAACAGCAGCTCGACGCCTATTTCCGCAACCCCGCCAAGGCCGCCGAACTGGCGGCGCTGGCTGCGCCGCTGAAGCAGGTCGAAGGTGCCCTGAACATGCTGGGCCAGGACGCCGCGGTGTCGCTGGTGCGGCGCTGCACGCAGCAGATCGCCCGCATGGCGCAACCTGACCACATCGCCGCCGACGGCGAATTCGAGGCGCTGGCGCACCAGCTGTCCGGCCTCGGCTTCTTCGTGGACAAGCTGCAGTACGGCCCGGCCGATCTCGACGCCATCCTGAACCCGCGTGGCAGCGCACCGGCGGCCGGCGACACGCCGATCGAGGCGGACGAAGCCAGCGTCGAGTCGGAACTGGCGGCGCGGCGAAACGAGGCGACCCAGCTGCTCGACCGGCTGGCGCACGGCGACGCCGACGAGCGTACGCGCGACGAGCTGCGGCAGTCGCTCGAAACCATCCGCCAGGACGCCAAGCTGCTGGCTGACGAAAAGCTGGAAAAGCGAGTCGGCGAAGCCCTCGCCGCATTGAAGGCCGGCGACGACGCGGTTGGCGAGGCGGTACAGGCACTTGCCGAAACGCCGATGGAGTCGCTGGCGCCGTCGGCCGACACGGTACGTCTCGCCGAAGCGAGTCAGGAAGAATTCGATGCCGAACTGCTCGAAATATTCATCGAGGAGGCGCGCGAAGTCCTCGACAGCATCGCCGCCGGCACCGCCGCCGCACGTCAGGCGCCGCACAGCCAGGAGCTGCTGACCGCGCTGCGCCGCGGTTTCCACACGCTGAAGGGCAGCGGCCGCATGGTCGGCCTGCGCGACCTCGGCGAAAGCGCCTACGCGATCGAGCAGGTGATGAACCGCTGGCTGTCCAGCGAGCGCGACGGCACGCCCGAACTGTTCGACCTGCTCGACCGCGCGCGCGACCTGTTTGCCGGCTGGGTCGAACAGCTGGCCGACGGCAACACCGCCACGCCCGAACACGGCTGGCTGCCGCCCGCCTGCGCGGCGCTGTTCGGTGGCGAGCCAGACGACAGCGAAGCCGCCCCGGCCACGCCGGTCGCCATCGAGGCGGCGGCCGCACCGGACGATAGCGCGCTCGACATCGAGCTCGACATGGACCTCGATTTCAACCTCGACGAGGCCGACACACCGTCCGGCGTCATTGAACTGGACGAGGCGCCGCAGGTGGTCGAGGCGACCGCGCCGGATTTCGATCTCGATCTGGACCTCGGCCTGCCCGTCGCCAGCGAAGCCGAGGCCGTCATCGACAGCCCGGAAGCAATCGACATCACGGCTGACATCGACGCCGAGGACCTGGCGCTGGACGCCGGCACCGACCGCACGCTGTTCGACCTGTTCGTCGCCGAGGCGCGCGGACATCTGGCGACGCTGCGGCGCGAACTTGCCCGTCTGCACCTGAACCCGTCGCTGCTGCCGACGCAGGACAGCCTGATCGCCGCACACACGCTGGGTGGCATTTCGCTGACCGTCGGCCAGCCCGACATCAGCGCGCTGGCAAAGGCGCTCGAGCACGCACTGAGCCGCTGCGAAGCGCACGGCGAGCCGCCGGCCGACCATGAGTCGGCGCTGCTGAACACGGCCGCCAGCACGCTTGAAAGCCAGGTCGGCGCGATCGCCGACGGTGGTCAGGCGCACGCCGCGCCGGCCCTGGTCGAACAGCTCGACGCGCTGTTCTTCCACACCCGCCCGGCCGTCGAGTTGCCGGTGCTGGAGATGCCGGCCGGCAGTCACGACATCCCTTCCGCACCGGATCTGGACGTCGGCACCGCCGACATCGACGAAATCACCCCGGCCGACAGCGGCGCCCGTTCGGTACTGAGCGACCGCGACGGCTTCCGCTGCGGCCTCGACGCGGACGGCAACACCCAGCCCGAGCCCGAACCGGCTCCCGAGACGACCGACGACGACGTTCTGGCGGTCGAAGCCCCGCTGCTCGAGGAACCGTCGCTGGAACTGCCGCCCGAGCAGGCGGCAGAGGACATGACGGTCGCAGACGACGAGACCGAGCTTGGCCAAGCGCTGACGGACGACGACATGCGCTTCGAGAAGGTGGCGCTGCCGGACGAATACGTGCTGCCGCAGACCAGCGACCTGCCGCCGTCGGCCGACATCCTGCGCGGCGCAGCGCCGCGAAACACGGCCGAGGCCGCGGACACACCGCGCGTCGCCGACGACATCGACCCGCAGCTGCTGCCCATCTTCATCGAGGAAGCGCACGACCTGCTGCGCGACATCGGCCACGAACTGCGCGCATGGCGCGAACAGCCGGAGCAGCTGTCGGCTTCCGACATGCTGCGCCGCCAGCTGCACACGCTGAAGGGCAGCGCGCGCATGGCGGGCGTCATGCGCTTCGGCGACCTGGTGCACAGCATGGAGGGCGTGATCGAAGCGCCCTGCAGTGCGGACGAACGCCCGGCCGTGCTCGACGAACTCGAAATGGCCTACGACCGCTGCGAAGAACTGGTCGCCCGGCTGGAACGGGGCGAGACCAGCGAGCCGCAGGAAGCCCTGTCAGCTGGCGACGGCGCTGCGCAACCCGCGCCGGCGGCCGGCGACGACGAGGCCGGCACCGTGCGCGAGCGGCCCACCGTGCGCGTGCGCTCCGACATGGTCGACCGCTTCGTGAACGAGGCCGGCGAAATGAGCATCGCGCGCACCCGCATCGAGGGCGAACTGCGCGCGCTACGCGGCTCGCTGAACGACCTGACCGAGAACGTGCAGCGCCTGCGCGGCCAGCTGCGCGAAATCGAGATCCACGCCGAAAGCCAGATGCAGTCGCGCATGGCGGCGGCCGAAGCCCATCACGAACAGTTCGACCCGCTGGAAATGGACCGCTTCACGCGGCTGCAGGAACTGTCGCGCCTGATGACCGAAAGCCTGTCCGACGTCACCACCGTGCAGTACAACCTGGTGCGCAACCTCGACGCCGCCGACACCGCCATACAGTCGCAGGCGCGCCTGAACCGCGAACTGTCGCAGGCGCTGATGTCGGTGCGCATGGTGCCCTTCTCGACGCTGGAAGACCGGCTCTACCGGGTCGCCCGGCAGTCGGCCAAGGAGCTGGGCAAGAAGGTGAACCTCGAACTGCGCAACACGCAGATCGAACTGGACCGCGAAGTGCTGGAGCAGATGACCGGCCCGATCGAGCACCTGCTGCGCAACGCGGTGGCGCACGGCATCGAGTCACGCGAAGCACGCGCGGCCTCCGGCAAGTCGGAAACCGGCGAGATCGTGATCACGCTGACCCAGCAGACCAACGAAGTGGTGATCGAACTGGCCGACGACGGTGCCGGCCTCGCCTTCGACCGCATCCGCGCACGCGGCGTCGAGCGCGGCCTGATCGCGCCGGACGAGGTGGTCGACGAACGTCGCCTGACCGGGCTGATCTTCGAACCGGGCTTCTCGACCGCGGCGGCGGTGTCCGAGCTGGCCGGCCGCGGTGTCGGCATGGACGTGGTGAAGAACGCGACCACCGCGCTCGGCGGCCGCATCGAAACCACCAGCGAATCGGGCCAGGGCACGCGCTTCCGGCTGTCGCTGCCGATGACGCTAGCGGTGACGCAGTCGGTGCTGGTGAGCAGCGCCGGCAAGACCTACGCGATTCCGTCGTCGATGGTGCAGCACGCACGCGAACTGAAGGGCGACGCCGGCGAGGCGCTGCGCGAGGCGGGCGGACAGGAGTGGCTGGGCACGCATTACCGCTACCAGTACCTGCCGCGCCTGCTCGGCGACGGTCACAGCCAGCCGGTGCCCGGCAGCTGGGCGCTGCTGATCAACAGCGGCCACGAATTCATGGCGCTGGAGGTCGATGCGCTGCGCGGCAACCAGGAAGTGGTGGTGAAGCCGGTCGGCCCGCAGCTGTCGAAGCTGGTCGGCATTTCCGGTGCCACGGTGCTGCCCGACGGCGAAGTGACGCTGATCATCAACCCGGTGGCGATCGCTGCGCGCAACCGCAGCGAACTGCTGCGCGCGACCTCGGCCGACGAGCCGGTGCGCACGATGGCACCGGTGGCGCAGGCGGTGGAAGCGCCGCTGATCATGGTGGTCGATGACTCGCTGACCGTGCGCAAGGTTACCAGCCGTCTGCTGGAGCGCGAGGGCTATCGCGTGGTGACCGCGAAGGACGGCGTGGACGCGCTGGAAAAGCTGATCGACACCGAGCCGGCGGTGATGCTGGTGGACATCGAAATGCCGCGCATGGACGGCTTCGATCTGACGCGCAACGTGCGTGCCGATGCGCGCACGAAGGCCATCCCCATCATCATGATCACCTCGCGCACGGCGGAAAAGCACAAGACCTACGCGCGCGAGATCGGCGTAAACCACTACCTCGGCAAGCCCTACAACGAGGCCGAACTGCTGGAACTGATCACCGGCTACGCCCCGCCGCCCGAGACCCTCTGA
- a CDS encoding methyl-accepting chemotaxis protein — MALNIPGLKSARPADGGSAPTAPRGTLGFLRGRLPLIGHLPLEQQVRVLGTLFLFFIVIAAFLVWQDLRITRYNASYVSAAGQMRTLSQSMAKSAHQALAGESAAFAELAASRDAFFRLLDRVTQGGEIDGVDVPASSGAVQGSLQQLDAAWSGFDQNVSSVLAQEKALRALGDAARALDQQAPALAAAAAQTAVVRAGKDGNLFHGFATVLSQVQAGTHATAADAPATLARNVPALRDAAQQIETLAEGAARDTFSSARAVIDGPLGVLAGELDKPEALAGARKAGAAVIAEAATLSKLTDELGAGYVAEREGRLALAGAGALCVLLALISVFLMVRAYNEDQNEQRLQAEGSREEAKREKDMTQQAILRLMNEMGDLADGDLTVRATVSEDITGAIADSVNYTIEELSVLVKRINDAAGRVTEASETAQRISTQLLTAAEKQSREVTESGQSVLAMAQSMNTVSQEATRSAQVARQSLAAAQNGSTAVSNSIRGMNDIREQIQETSKRIKRLGESSQEIGEIVELISDITEQTNVLALNAAIQAASAGEAGRGFTVVAEEVQRLAERSAEATKQIAAIVRTIQTDTQDAVAAMENSTRGVVEGARLSDAAGQALGEISTVSSELAQLIERISSSAQVQAEQATRVAQGMQGILRITEQTTVGTKQTAVSIGQLADLAAELKGSVAGFKV; from the coding sequence ATGGCACTGAACATCCCAGGACTGAAGTCCGCCCGTCCCGCCGACGGCGGCAGCGCACCCACCGCGCCGCGCGGCACCCTCGGTTTCCTGCGCGGGCGGCTGCCGCTGATCGGTCACCTGCCGCTCGAACAGCAGGTGCGCGTACTCGGTACGCTCTTCCTGTTCTTCATAGTGATCGCCGCCTTCCTGGTCTGGCAGGACTTGCGCATCACCCGCTACAACGCGAGCTACGTGTCGGCTGCCGGGCAGATGCGCACGCTGAGCCAGAGCATGGCCAAGTCAGCCCACCAGGCGCTGGCCGGCGAATCGGCCGCCTTCGCCGAACTGGCTGCCTCGCGCGACGCCTTCTTCCGGCTGCTCGACCGCGTCACCCAGGGCGGCGAGATCGACGGTGTCGACGTGCCGGCCAGTTCCGGTGCGGTGCAGGGTTCGCTGCAGCAGCTCGACGCGGCCTGGTCCGGTTTCGATCAGAACGTATCGTCCGTGCTGGCGCAGGAGAAGGCGCTGCGTGCGCTGGGCGACGCCGCCCGCGCGCTCGACCAGCAGGCGCCGGCGCTGGCCGCCGCCGCGGCGCAGACTGCCGTCGTGCGGGCCGGCAAGGACGGCAACCTGTTTCACGGCTTCGCCACCGTGCTCAGTCAGGTTCAGGCCGGCACGCACGCGACCGCAGCCGACGCGCCGGCGACGCTCGCCCGCAACGTGCCCGCGCTGCGCGACGCCGCACAGCAGATCGAGACGCTGGCCGAAGGCGCGGCGCGCGACACCTTCAGCAGCGCGCGCGCGGTCATCGACGGCCCGCTTGGCGTGCTGGCCGGTGAGCTCGACAAACCCGAAGCGCTGGCCGGCGCACGCAAGGCCGGAGCCGCCGTGATCGCCGAGGCGGCGACGCTGTCGAAACTGACCGACGAACTGGGCGCCGGCTATGTCGCCGAGCGCGAAGGGCGGCTGGCGCTGGCCGGTGCCGGCGCGCTGTGCGTGCTGCTGGCCCTGATCAGCGTGTTCCTGATGGTGCGCGCCTACAACGAGGACCAGAACGAACAGCGGCTGCAGGCCGAAGGTTCGCGCGAGGAAGCCAAGCGCGAGAAGGACATGACGCAGCAGGCCATCCTGCGGTTGATGAACGAGATGGGCGACCTCGCCGACGGTGACCTGACCGTGCGCGCCACGGTGTCGGAAGACATTACCGGCGCCATCGCCGACTCGGTCAATTACACGATCGAGGAACTGTCGGTGCTGGTGAAGCGGATCAACGACGCCGCCGGCCGCGTGACCGAGGCGTCGGAAACCGCGCAGCGCATCTCGACCCAGTTGCTGACGGCGGCGGAAAAGCAGTCGCGCGAAGTGACCGAATCCGGCCAGTCGGTACTGGCGATGGCGCAGTCGATGAACACGGTATCGCAGGAGGCGACCCGCTCGGCGCAGGTGGCGCGCCAGTCACTGGCCGCCGCGCAGAACGGCTCGACCGCGGTGTCGAACTCGATCCGCGGCATGAACGACATCCGCGAGCAGATCCAGGAAACGTCGAAACGCATCAAGCGGCTGGGCGAATCCTCGCAGGAGATCGGTGAAATCGTCGAGCTCATTTCCGACATTACCGAACAGACCAACGTGCTGGCGCTGAACGCCGCCATCCAGGCAGCGAGCGCGGGCGAGGCCGGCCGCGGCTTCACGGTGGTGGCCGAAGAGGTGCAGCGGCTGGCCGAACGCTCGGCCGAGGCGACCAAGCAGATCGCCGCCATCGTCCGCACCATCCAGACCGACACCCAGGACGCCGTGGCGGCCATGGAAAATTCCACCCGCGGCGTGGTCGAGGGGGCACGCCTGTCAGACGCCGCCGGTCAGGCACTGGGCGAGATTTCGACCGTGTCGTCGGAACTGGCGCAGCTGATCGAACGCATTTCGTCGTCCGCCCAGGTGCAGGCGGAACAGGCCACACGCGTGGCGCAGGGCATGCAGGGCATCCTGCGCATCACGGAGCAGACCACGGTCGGCACCAAACAGACCGCGGTGTCCATCGGCCAGCTGGCGGACCTCGCCGCTGAACTCAAGGGCTCGGTCGCGGGCTTCAAGGTATGA
- a CDS encoding chemotaxis protein CheW, with amino-acid sequence MAKLSLREFQEELARKLSDTSGATGTRALLGLQSGAELWLIDLAESGEILPVPALTPVPLATGWLRGVANVRGVLYAVSDFSAFQGNAPTAVTGDARLLLPHAKFGCNSALLVSRVLGLRALEDFEPADAAPDPRPWVSAQFSDTQGRLWRRFDPRKLYTDARFLDVAA; translated from the coding sequence ATGGCTAAGCTTTCGCTGCGCGAGTTTCAGGAAGAACTGGCCCGCAAGCTGTCGGACACCTCCGGCGCCACCGGCACGCGGGCACTGCTCGGCCTGCAGTCTGGCGCCGAGCTGTGGCTGATCGATCTGGCCGAGTCCGGCGAAATCCTGCCGGTGCCGGCGCTGACACCGGTGCCGCTGGCCACCGGCTGGCTGCGCGGCGTCGCCAACGTGCGCGGCGTGCTGTACGCGGTCAGCGATTTTTCCGCCTTCCAGGGCAATGCGCCGACCGCAGTGACCGGCGACGCCCGGCTGTTGCTGCCGCACGCCAAGTTCGGCTGCAACAGCGCACTGCTGGTGTCGCGCGTGCTCGGCCTGCGCGCACTCGAAGATTTCGAACCCGCCGACGCGGCGCCGGATCCGCGACCCTGGGTTTCCGCGCAGTTTTCCGATACCCAGGGCCGGCTGTGGCGCCGCTTCGATCCGCGCAAGCTCTATACCGACGCGCGTTTCCTCGACGTCGCCGCCTGA
- a CDS encoding response regulator translates to MAIKRIMVVDDSPTERHVLNDFLTRKGFEVIIAENGEQAIEKAKAEKPDLILMDVVMPGINGYQATRTITRDDSTRDIPVIMCTSKDLPTDRIWGMRQGALDYMVKPVNLEELLGRITQLGAANNDG, encoded by the coding sequence ATGGCGATCAAGCGCATCATGGTGGTGGACGACTCGCCCACCGAACGCCATGTTCTGAACGACTTCCTGACCCGCAAGGGCTTCGAGGTCATCATCGCCGAGAACGGCGAACAGGCCATCGAGAAGGCCAAGGCCGAAAAACCCGACCTCATCCTGATGGACGTGGTGATGCCGGGCATCAACGGTTACCAGGCCACCCGCACGATCACCCGCGACGACAGTACGCGCGACATCCCGGTGATCATGTGCACCAGCAAGGACCTGCCGACCGACCGCATCTGGGGCATGCGCCAGGGTGCGCTCGACTACATGGTCAAGCCGGTCAATCTGGAAGAACTGCTTGGTCGCATCACCCAGCTCGGCGCGGCGAACAACGATGGCTAA
- a CDS encoding response regulator — protein sequence MAESGGNTGVKVMVIDDSNTIRRSAEIFLVQAGYQVVLAEDGFDALSKISDHHPQVIFCDIMMPRLDGYQTCALIKKNPRFAATPVVMLSSRDGLFDRARGRMVGSDEYLTKPFTKDSLLQAVSRHARNGAD from the coding sequence TTGGCTGAATCGGGTGGCAATACCGGCGTCAAGGTGATGGTGATCGACGACAGCAACACCATACGCCGCAGTGCCGAAATCTTCCTGGTCCAGGCCGGGTATCAGGTGGTCCTCGCCGAGGATGGCTTCGACGCTCTGTCGAAAATCAGCGACCACCACCCCCAGGTCATCTTCTGCGACATCATGATGCCGCGCCTCGACGGTTACCAGACCTGCGCGCTCATCAAGAAAAACCCCCGTTTTGCCGCTACTCCCGTCGTGATGCTTTCGTCACGCGACGGCCTGTTCGACCGCGCACGCGGCCGGATGGTCGGTTCCGACGAGTACCTCACCAAGCCCTTCACGAAGGACAGCCTGCTGCAGGCGGTGTCGCGTCACGCGCGCAACGGCGCTGACTGA
- a CDS encoding rubredoxin: protein MSSTVTAEFQTYMCLICGFIYDEAAGLPEEGIPPGTRWADVPPNWTCPECSARKDDFEMVQI, encoded by the coding sequence ATGAGTTCCACTGTCACGGCCGAATTCCAGACTTACATGTGTCTCATCTGCGGCTTCATCTACGACGAAGCCGCCGGTCTGCCGGAAGAGGGTATCCCCCCCGGCACCCGCTGGGCGGACGTTCCGCCCAACTGGACCTGTCCTGAGTGCAGCGCACGCAAGGACGATTTCGAGATGGTCCAGATCTGA
- the thiD gene encoding bifunctional hydroxymethylpyrimidine kinase/phosphomethylpyrimidine kinase produces MVNSDVRAHPPLVMCFSATDPTGGAGMQADLMTLSALGCHPLTVVTAVTVQDSAGVEEVVPMDDDLLVDQARVLLADMPVAAFKIGVMGSIENIAAIAEIISDYPDVPVVLDPVLSSGRGDELADEDMVIALQELLLPLTTVLTPNSLEARRLAQTDDEDDDGDDFADEDDESDDDEDEQDDDAGAAAPTLEQCARQLIAAGCGHVLLTGTHESTTRVANVLYGRSGVVRRDEWDRLPGSYHGSGCTLASALAAWLAHGLDVGEAAHAAQEYTWRTLQAGFRPGMGQHLPDRFFFLREHNAATADRESDDDA; encoded by the coding sequence ATGGTCAATTCTGATGTGCGGGCGCATCCTCCGCTTGTCATGTGTTTTTCGGCGACCGACCCCACTGGCGGGGCCGGCATGCAGGCCGATCTGATGACGCTGTCGGCCCTTGGCTGTCATCCGCTGACGGTCGTGACGGCTGTCACGGTCCAGGACAGCGCGGGCGTCGAGGAGGTCGTGCCGATGGACGACGACCTGCTGGTCGACCAGGCGCGCGTGCTGCTCGCCGACATGCCGGTCGCGGCGTTCAAGATCGGCGTGATGGGCAGCATCGAGAACATCGCGGCCATCGCCGAAATCATTTCCGACTACCCCGACGTGCCGGTCGTGCTCGATCCGGTGCTGTCGTCCGGCCGCGGCGACGAACTGGCCGACGAGGACATGGTGATCGCGCTGCAGGAACTGCTGCTGCCGCTGACCACCGTGCTGACCCCGAACAGCCTCGAAGCCCGGCGTCTGGCGCAGACCGACGACGAGGACGACGACGGTGACGATTTCGCTGACGAGGACGACGAAAGCGACGACGACGAGGACGAGCAGGACGACGACGCAGGCGCTGCAGCGCCGACGCTGGAGCAGTGCGCGCGTCAGCTCATCGCCGCCGGCTGCGGTCACGTGTTGCTGACTGGCACGCATGAATCGACCACCCGCGTCGCCAACGTGCTGTACGGGCGCAGCGGTGTCGTCCGCCGCGACGAGTGGGATCGCCTGCCCGGCAGCTACCACGGCTCCGGCTGCACGCTGGCGTCTGCGCTCGCCGCCTGGCTGGCGCACGGCCTCGACGTTGGCGAAGCGGCGCACGCTGCGCAGGAGTACACATGGCGCACGCTACAGGCCGGTTTCCGGCCGGGCATGGGCCAGCACCTGCCGGACCGCTTCTTCTTCCTGCGCGAACACAATGCCGCGACCGCCGATCGGGAGTCCGACGATGACGCGTAA
- the thiE gene encoding thiamine phosphate synthase gives MTRKPLRGLYAVTPEALSGAALYRAAEAACGNGAVVLQYRNKSTDIERRRADADALRAITTVCGALFVINDDIELAKACGADGVHVGRDDGGPAQARKALGSDALIGVSCYDDPALARAAARDGADYVAFGSMYASSTKPAAPPAAIGRFAEVADLGLPCCAIGGITLARAPELIAAGADLLAVVSDLFDAPDIAARARAYAKLF, from the coding sequence ATGACGCGTAAGCCGCTGCGCGGCCTGTACGCGGTGACGCCGGAAGCGCTGAGCGGCGCTGCGCTTTACCGTGCCGCCGAGGCCGCCTGCGGCAACGGCGCGGTCGTGCTGCAGTACCGCAACAAATCCACCGACATCGAACGAAGGCGCGCCGACGCCGACGCGCTGCGCGCCATCACCACCGTCTGCGGCGCGCTGTTCGTCATCAACGACGACATCGAACTGGCGAAGGCCTGCGGCGCCGACGGCGTGCACGTCGGTCGCGACGACGGCGGGCCGGCGCAGGCGCGCAAGGCGCTCGGCAGCGACGCGCTGATCGGTGTGTCCTGCTATGACGACCCGGCGCTGGCCCGGGCCGCCGCGCGTGACGGCGCCGATTACGTCGCCTTCGGCTCGATGTATGCCTCAAGCACCAAGCCCGCCGCACCGCCGGCCGCGATTGGCCGTTTCGCCGAAGTGGCCGACCTCGGACTGCCGTGCTGCGCCATCGGCGGCATCACGCTGGCGCGCGCGCCGGAACTGATTGCCGCGGGTGCCGATCTGCTGGCCGTGGTGTCCGACCTGTTCGACGCGCCCGACATCGCGGCGCGCGCCCGCGCCTACGCCAAGCTTTTCTGA